The DNA sequence GGCCGAATTTATTAGCGTCAAAACTCCGGCTGAAAATATCGGAAGACATGTCGCTGACCATTGGCACCGGAGAAGCGGGAAATTCCTTTACCTGTGTCCCGTAAATGGTATTGTTGGACGTAATGTGGAAATAAGCCGCGTTTTCAGGAATCGCATAATCCTTGGGAATATAGGTGTAAGTAGATTCCTTTGAAGAGGCTACTACCTTCACATCTCCGAAATATTTGGCTTCTTTAATGGCCTTGGATGCCCAGGCTCCTGTATCCAGGTAGGCGGCCATTTTACCTTCATCAAGCAGGTTGTAGGGAACCATGGCAAATTGCAGGCTGGCTCCTCCCTGGAGGAATAAAACAGAATATCCTGCATCCAGGTTAAGAAGTTCCTTTACCAGTTGCTGCGCTTCGTCCATCACTGCCTGAAAATCTACTGAACGGTGAGATATTTCAAGGATCGATAAACCGGAATTATTAAAGTCTGTAACAGCCTTTGCAGCTTCCTGCAGTACCTCCTGTGATAAAATGCCGGGCCCGGCTCCGAAATTATATTTCATGATTGCTTGAATATTAATGGTTGCGGCAAATTTATCATTATTTTATGCTTCCAGGATATCAATCCTGATTTTTTTCAACTCTGCTATTTCTTCCGCGGGATCTTCGGCTGAAAAAATGGAGTTTCCGGCAACCAGCACGTCGGCTCCGGCCTTCAGCAGCGCCAGGGCGTTATGCGAATTAACGCCGCCGTCCACCTCTATTAAGAAATCAGTACCCGTTGCCTTTCTCATTTCTTTGAGCGCCCGCAGTTTTCGATACGTATTTTCAATGAACTTCTGGCCGCCGAAACCGGGGTTTACCGACATAACCAGGACCAGGTCCGTTTCCGCAAGGATATCTTCCAGCACGTGAACGGGAGTATGCGGGTTAATGGCCACTCCCGCCTTCATGCCCAGTTCCTGAATGGCATTGACCGTTCGGTGAAGATGGGTGCAGGCTTCGTAATGAACGGTAAGTATCTTT is a window from the Anseongella ginsenosidimutans genome containing:
- the serC gene encoding 3-phosphoserine/phosphohydroxythreonine transaminase, whose protein sequence is MKYNFGAGPGILSQEVLQEAAKAVTDFNNSGLSILEISHRSVDFQAVMDEAQQLVKELLNLDAGYSVLFLQGGASLQFAMVPYNLLDEGKMAAYLDTGAWASKAIKEAKYFGDVKVVASSKESTYTYIPKDYAIPENAAYFHITSNNTIYGTQVKEFPASPVPMVSDMSSDIFSRSFDANKFGLIYAGAQKNMGPAGATMVVVREDMLGKVQRTIPSMLNYKIHAEGGSMYNTPSVYAIYVSMLTLRWIKSIGGIAEIEKQNNAKAALLYEEIDRNPLFKGTAAAEDRSHMNVCFVMEDPSLEPEFMQMAKDAGCVGIKGHRSVGGFRASIYNAMPLSSVQVLVDLMKEFESKKG
- the rpe gene encoding ribulose-phosphate 3-epimerase, producing MKHLIAPSVLSADFAHLYDDVKMINESSADWFHVDVMDGSFVPNISFGFPVISSLQHYARKPLDVHLMIVQPERYLEEFKRAGAKILTVHYEACTHLHRTVNAIQELGMKAGVAINPHTPVHVLEDILAETDLVLVMSVNPGFGGQKFIENTYRKLRALKEMRKATGTDFLIEVDGGVNSHNALALLKAGADVLVAGNSIFSAEDPAEEIAELKKIRIDILEA